A genomic window from Salvia hispanica cultivar TCC Black 2014 chromosome 5, UniMelb_Shisp_WGS_1.0, whole genome shotgun sequence includes:
- the LOC125189421 gene encoding 1-acyl-sn-glycerol-3-phosphate acyltransferase 2-like — MAIPAAIVVLLLGILFFCSGLAVSIIQALCYVLIRPLSKSTYQRISRLVAELLLLELVWLIDCFMPLDGKLFLPYRFCMHYNSFLLSSLCGNARTIVKNVKSMHLSCATIDWLVGWVLAQGFVTAVSRRRSFVPAIYDVKVSIPKASSHPTMLRLFKGQSSVVHVHLNRHLMKDLPETAQWCRDAFVLHFYPDKHIAEGSFGE, encoded by the exons ATGGCGATCCCAGCTGCCATTGTTGTTTTGCTATTGGGCATTCTGTTCTTCTGTTCTGGGCTCGCCGTTAGCATAATCCAG GCATTGTGCTATGTGCTGATAAGGCCTCTTTCAAAGAGCACTTACCAGAGGATAAGCCGGCTGGTTGCTGAGCTATTATTGCTCGAGCTCGTGTGGCTGATCGACTG TTTTATGCCTTTGGATGGGAAGCTTTTCTTGCCTTACAGATTCTGCATGCATTATAATAGTTTTCTTTTGTCTAGCTTGTGTGGAAATGCACGAACAATCGTTAAAAAT GTAAAGAGCATGCACTTGTCATGTGCAACCATTGATTGGCTTGTTGGATGGGTTTTGGCTCAG GGTTTTGTCACAGCAGTAAGTCGCAGGCGATCATTTGTTCCTGCTATATATGATGTAAAGGTTTCTATTCCCAAAGCATCTTCTCATCCAACCATGCTCAGGCTTTTCAAAGGACAGTCTTCAGTG GTTCATGTACACCTCAATCGACACTTGATGAAGGATTTGCCAGAAACTGCTCAATGGTGTAGAGATGCCTTTGTGCTTCACTTCTACCCA GACAAGCATATAGCTGAGGGCTCCTTTGGTGAATGA
- the LOC125189422 gene encoding uncharacterized protein LOC125189422, whose protein sequence is MPPRREGQRAIEAQMARMLETAMPAIQQEINNEVERYQAAIQAWNEQHDRVPRTRMYIHRDREQAGLRLFMDYFSADPRWSDQMFRCRFRMRRHVFLRIVNAVVARDAYFMQTFDAVGRQSISTLQKCTSALRQLAYGTTADMFDEYLHVSEHTGRACLAKFCRAVIEAFKDTYLRKPTSDDVRRLVRMHEETHGFPGMLGSIDYMHWQWKNCPMAWRGAFTSGHKGTHPTIVLEAVADYRLWI, encoded by the coding sequence atgccTCCTCGACGTGAAGGTCAACGAGCAATCGAAGCTCAAATGGCTCGAATGTTAGAGACGGCGATGCCCGCAATCCAACAAGAAATCAACAACGAGGTGGAACGCTATCAAGCTGCTATCCAAGCGTGGAACGAGCAACACGACCGGGTACCGCGTACTCGGATGTATATCCACCGAGACCGTGAACAAGCTGGTTTGCGGCTTTTCATGGATTATTTCTCTGCAGATCCTCGATGGAGTGATCAGATGTTCCGTTGCCGGTTCCGGATGCGGAGGCATGTGTTCCTGCGCATTGTCAACGCAGTTGTGGCTCGTGACGCGTACTTTATGCAAACCTTCGATGCTGTCGGGCGGCAAAGTATATCGACTTTGCAGAAATGCACATCCGCCCTCCGCCAACTCGCTTACGGAACAACTGCAGATATGTTTGATGAGTACCTCCATGTGAGCGAGCATACTGGACGCGCTTGCCTAGCCAAATTTTGTCGGGCAGTGATCGAAGCATTCAAGGACACATACTTGAGAAAGCCAACGTCCGACGATGTTCGCAGATTGGTGCGAATGCACGAGGAGACCCACGGCTTCCCGGGGATGCTGGGCAGCATCGACTATATGCACTGGcagtggaagaattgtccaaTGGCTTGGAGAGGAGCATTCACTAGCGGGCACAAGGGCACACATCCAACGATTGTGTTGGAGGCCGTTGCCGACTACCGGTTGTGGATCTAG